From Oncorhynchus nerka isolate Pitt River unplaced genomic scaffold, Oner_Uvic_2.0 unplaced_scaffold_2310, whole genome shotgun sequence, a single genomic window includes:
- the LOC135567240 gene encoding uncharacterized protein LOC135567240 encodes MRTPGPGAPSVGWTPGPGAPSVGWTPGPGAPSVGWTPGPGAPSVGVAGCSVAGCGVAGCGVTDCGVAGCGVAGCGVTDCGVAGCGVADCGVTGCGVAGCGVAGCGVAVVVTDCGAGASGSTCGRRRGRRVGGVGVGVWEASGSACGRRRGRRGRRRGRRVGASGSTWGAWGSACGGVGVDVWSVGVDVGVDVWEAWGSTCGGRGGDVSTCGGRRVEAGSTCGRVGVDVWVGVDVWGRRGGVGTWGRRGEACGVDVCGGVGADVGASGVDVWEGRVGGVGVVWEASGSTCGRRRGSSVGSVGVDVWGVDVGVERVGRRGRRVGGSRVGAWGSARGGRRVGGVGVDVWEALGVDVWERVGVDVWEAWGRRVGAWGSTCGRRWGSTVEALGVDVWEALGVHVWEALGVAGRRWGVDVWEALGSTWGGVGGRRVGALGGPRVGALGVDGGGARGGVGIDVWGRWGSTCGGVGGSTCGGVGVDVWGGVGVDVWEAWGSTCGRRWGSTCGRRWGSTCGSVGVDTL; translated from the exons ATGAGGACCCCTGGGCCGGGGGCCCCGTCGGTAGGGTGGACCCCTGGGCCGGGGGCCCCGTCGGTAGGGTGGACCCCTGGGCCGGGGGCCCCGTCGGTAGGGTGGACCCCTGGGCCGGGGGCCCCGTCGGTAGG TGTGGCGGGCTGTAGTGTGGCGGGCTGTGGTGTGGCGGGCTGTGGTGTGACGGACTGTGGTGTGGCGGGCTGTGGTGTGGCGGGCTGTGGTGTGACGGACTGTGGTGTGGCGGGCTGTGGTGTGGCGGACTGTGGTGTGACGGGCTGTGGTGTGGCGGGCTGTGGTGTGGCGGGCTGTGGTGTGGCTGTGGT TGTGACGGACTGTGGTGCGGGAGCGtcggggtcgacgtgtgggaggcGTCGGGGTCGGCGTGTGGGAGGCGTCGGGGTCGGCGTGTGGGAGGCGTCGGGGTCGGCGTGTGGGAGGCGTCGGGGTCGACGTGGGAGGCGCcggggtcgacgtgtgggagcGTCGGGGTCGACGTGGGGGGCGTGGGGGTCGGCGTGTGGAGGCGTGGGGGTCGACGTGTGGAGCGTGGGGGTCGACGtgggggtcgacgtgtgggaggcGTGGGGGTCGACGTGTGGGGGACGTGGGGGTGACGTGTCGACGTGTGGGGGTCGACGTGTGGAGGcggggtcgacgtgtgggaggGTCGGGGTCGACGTGTGGGTCGGGGTCGACGTGTGGGGGCGTCGGGGAGGCGTGGGGACGTGGGGGCGTCGGGGGGAGGCGTGTGGGGTCGACGTGTGTGGGGGCGTCGGGGCCGACGTGGGGGCGTCgggggtcgacgtgtgggagggacgtgtgggaggcgtcggggtcgtgtgggaggcgtcggggtcgacgtgtgggaggcGTCGGGGGTCGAGCGTGGGGAGCGTCGGGGTCGACGTGTGGGGGGTCGACGTGGGGGTCGAGCGTGTGGGGCGTCGGGGTCGACGTGTGGGGGGGTCGCGTGTGGGAGCGTGGGGGTCGGCGCGtgggggtcgacgtgtgggaggcgtgggggtcgacgtgtgggaggcgttgggggtcgacgtgtgggagc gcgtgggggtcgacgtgtgggaggcgtggggtcgacgtgtgggggcgtgggggtcgacgtgtgggaggcGTTGGGGGTCGACGGTGGAGGCGTtgggggtcgacgtgtgggaggcGTTGGGGGTCCACGTGTGGGAGGCGTTGGGGGTCGCGGGGAGGCGTTGgggggtcgacgtgtgggaggcGTTGGGGTCGACGTGGGGAGGCGTTGGGGGTCGACGTGTGGGGGCGTTGGGGGGTCCGCGTGTGGGGGCGTTGGGGGTCGACGGTGGGGGGGCGCGTGGGGGCGTTGGGATCGACGTGTGGGGGCGTTGGGGGTCGACGTGTGGGGGCGTTGGGGGGTCGACGTGTGGGGGCGTGGGGGTCGACGTGTGGGGGGGCGtgggggtcgacgtgtgggaggcgtgggggtcgacgtgtgggaggcgttgggggtcgacgtgtgggaggcgttgggggtcgacgtgtgggagcGTTGGggtcgacaccttgtag